GCGAACCTGCGGAATCTGCTGGATGCCGTGTCGGGGGAGCGGTACGACGAACTGGTCGCCGACCGGTTGCTCACCGACGTTCTGGGGGACCTGCTGTTGGAGGCGAAACGACGGCAGTCGGAGGCGGAGGGCGGAGGCGACGTAGGGGAACGTTCGCGGCCGCAGGGCGTCCGCGACGCGATGACCCACATCATGAGCCATATCAACGAGCCTTTATCGGTAAGCGAGCTCGCCGCGGTCGCCGGCATGGGGGAGCGCAGCTTCATGAGGGCGTTCAAAAAGGAGACGGGATACACCCCGCACGCCTATATCATCGAGATCCGCATGAGCAACGCCAAATCGATGCTGGTCAATATGACCGCGTCGCTGCAGGAGATCTGCGACGCCGTCGGATTCTCTTCCACCAACGCCTTCTGCATGGCGTTCAAAAACAAAACCGGCATGTCTCCGATGGAATACCGACGCCGCGGCGCGGCCGTCACCAGCCCGTTGACGTGACCTACGCCGGATAAGGAGGCTCGCGATGAAACCAGCGGAACGGTTCGTCGACGTGGATCAGTCGGATTTCATCATCCGCACGCCATCGGCCATCGCCCGGCGTACCTTCCTGTATCTGCTGCGCGCGGGCGAATTCGTCTATGAGCCGGGATATCGGCTCGAGCGCGGATCCTTCGACAGCTTCCTCGTGGCGTATGTGCGGTCCGGGTCCCTGGATCTGCGGCTGCCGAACACCTCGTGCCGCGCCGAGGCGGGACAGTTCGCGGTCGTCGATTGTTATGCGACGCACGCCTATGGCACCGACGAGGCCACCGATGTGCTGTGGGTGCATTTCGACGGCATTATGGCGAGGGCCTATTACGAGATGATCGTCGGCAAACTGGGCAACGCGTTCTCGTTGCGCGATTCGGCGGCGGCGACGAACCGGCTGCGGCAGATCGTCGAACTGTCGCGCGGGACGTCCGGGTTCT
Above is a window of Bifidobacterium eulemuris DNA encoding:
- a CDS encoding helix-turn-helix domain-containing protein, with amino-acid sequence MAVARHLTWSGRDAYHLCMPSRSAQQVLIYPSLVGRFEYETGQVTERTTFDSLLVMLVESGSMEIDVPGCVGVAHAGDVVLIDCYQHHRYVALEPTRALWAHFEGAGARLYYDEVCATMRNIITLPDEVREAVAANLRNLLDAVSGERYDELVADRLLTDVLGDLLLEAKRRQSEAEGGGDVGERSRPQGVRDAMTHIMSHINEPLSVSELAAVAGMGERSFMRAFKKETGYTPHAYIIEIRMSNAKSMLVNMTASLQEICDAVGFSSTNAFCMAFKNKTGMSPMEYRRRGAAVTSPLT
- a CDS encoding AraC family transcriptional regulator; this encodes MKPAERFVDVDQSDFIIRTPSAIARRTFLYLLRAGEFVYEPGYRLERGSFDSFLVAYVRSGSLDLRLPNTSCRAEAGQFAVVDCYATHAYGTDEATDVLWVHFDGIMARAYYEMIVGKLGNAFSLRDSAAATNRLRQIVELSRGTSGFCEARMSKYLTDVLTEFAAEQEPGASARQSQSVEDCLAYIAAHLSEPLTVDDLASRAFLSKYHFIRVFKKETGTTPHAYIVDARIHAAKYLLVNGSAQLGRICEQCGFSSTSVFCAVFKRKVGVSPLEYRANNQGRRP